A single genomic interval of Lathyrus oleraceus cultivar Zhongwan6 chromosome 7, CAAS_Psat_ZW6_1.0, whole genome shotgun sequence harbors:
- the LOC127104307 gene encoding extensin-like yields MGVVEQIRLKSSLDTSWESLKDQRKIPNGLYLFSKIDPLEVVAHYLQDLASQGVDISEFSMDWLPDHPPNFMKKQREPSEKSKKAKKEKLGEPSVSRPPIPLIESPKANIFPPSEQPPTPPSEQTPTRPYEKPTPPPSKQPPTPPSEQPTTPPYEQPPTSPPEQPTTPPSETPIVTPSENTVLPTSEPPAETTYTPPASPSPTLEP; encoded by the exons atgggggtGGTTGAGCAAATTCGGTTGAAATCCTCATTGGACACTTCATGGGAATCactaaaagatcagaggaagattcCCAATGGCCTCTACCTCTTCTCTAAAATCGACCCTCTAGAGGTTGTTGCACACTATCTGCAGGATCTGGCCAGCCAAGGAGTCGACATCTCAGAGTTCTCTATGGATTGGCTGCCTGATcatccaccaaacttcatgaagaaACAACGAGAGCCCTCTGAGAAGTCAAAGAAGGCCAAGAAGGAAAAGTTGGGGGAACCTTCTGTATCAAGACCTCCGATACCTCTGATCGAATCTCCAA AAGCCAACATTTTCCCACCATCTGAACAACCACCAACACCACCATCTGAACAAACACCAACACGACCATATGAAAAACCAACACCACCACCATCTAAACAACCACCAACACCACCATCTGAACAACCAACAACACCACCATATGAACAACCACCAACATCACCACCTGAACAACCAACAACACCACCATCTGAAACTCCCATTGTAACACCCTCTGAGAACACTGTTCTCCCTACCTCTGAACCTCCCGCTGAAACTACCTATACACCACCAGCATCTCCATCCCCCACTCTCGAACCATAA